In the genome of Schistocerca piceifrons isolate TAMUIC-IGC-003096 chromosome X, iqSchPice1.1, whole genome shotgun sequence, one region contains:
- the LOC124722636 gene encoding uncharacterized protein LOC124722636, with protein MEMLEIRKHKMRPAEQKKRRDETIDDPTKRNKTEFYCYLIDIVITSLHERFSQLKAHCDYFDYLYDIDELKNTPPDSLDTKCRNLAEILQDHESSDIDALKLRDELKVLSTLLKLGIGPKEILKFMGRHNFWPNVNIALRIPLTLSVTVASGKRSFPKLKLIKTYLRSTMNKIHLDDLATISIENELVEDLHYTDHVKEFARAKARKVRLVYHFFKFLYYDQCLVEYIICSQPLKNVYLH; from the exons ATGGAAATGCTTGAAATACGAAAGCATAAAAtgagacctgcagaacagaagaaaa gaagggatgagacaatagatgacccaacaaaacgAAATAAGACTGAATTCTACTGTTATCTTATAGATATAGTAATCACATCTTTGCATGAGAGATTCAGTCAACTGAAAgctcattgtgattattttgattaTCTCTATGACATTGACGAGCTGAAGAATAcacctcctgacagcctggacacaaagtgtagaaacctcgcagagattttgcaagatcatgagtcaagcgacattgatgcactgAAGTTGAGAGATgaactaaaagtgctttcaacattgttgaaacttggaataggtccaaaagagatTCTGAAGTTTATGGGAAGACATAATTTTTGGCCgaatgttaacattgctctgagaattccCCTAACACTCTCAGTGACAGTTGCGAGTGGAAAGAGGAGTTTcccaaaactgaaattgataaagacatacctccgatcaacaatgaacaaaattCATTTGGatgatcttgcaacaatatcaATTGAGAATGAGCTTGTGGAGGACTTACATTACACAGATCATGTGAAAGAGTTTGCACGAGCAAAAGCTAGGAAGGTTCGACTTGtctatcatttttttaaatttttatattatgatcagtgtcttg ttgaatacattatatgttcacaaccattgaaaaatgtttatttacattaa